The Georgenia faecalis genome includes a window with the following:
- a CDS encoding cysteine desulfurase family protein, with amino-acid sequence MTYLDHAATTAVRPEAAEAFARELARPGNPSSLHAAGRDARRRVEESREAVAAALGAQPGEVVFTSGGTEADNLAVKGTFWSRRAADPVRTRVLVSAVEHPAVLDATDWLADHESADVVRLPVDAAGRLDLAALAAELRAHGERTALVSVMWANNEVGTVQPLPEVVAAARAAGVPVHSDAVQAVGHVPVDFAASGLDAMTVSGHKLGAPIGVGALLARRELGLVPVEHGGGQERGVRSGTLSTPAICAFAAAVGAAVAEQEAEAARLAVLRADLVRGVLAAVPGARLSGPEDPAAALPQTAHFTFDGCDADALLFGLDMAGVSASSGSACQAGVQEPSHVLLAMGRDLAQARSAVRLTLGWTSTADDVAAVLAALPGVVERARAARTR; translated from the coding sequence GTGACCTACCTCGACCACGCGGCCACCACCGCCGTCCGGCCCGAGGCCGCGGAGGCGTTCGCCCGCGAGCTGGCCCGCCCGGGCAATCCCTCCTCCCTGCACGCCGCGGGCCGCGATGCCCGACGGCGGGTGGAGGAGTCCCGCGAGGCCGTCGCCGCGGCCCTGGGTGCCCAGCCGGGTGAGGTCGTCTTCACGTCCGGCGGCACCGAGGCCGACAACCTCGCCGTCAAGGGGACGTTCTGGTCCCGTCGCGCCGCCGACCCCGTCCGCACACGTGTGCTGGTCAGCGCCGTCGAGCACCCCGCCGTGCTCGACGCCACCGACTGGCTCGCCGACCACGAGTCCGCCGACGTCGTCCGGCTCCCGGTCGACGCCGCCGGCCGCCTCGACCTCGCCGCGCTCGCGGCCGAGCTCCGCGCGCACGGCGAGCGGACCGCCCTGGTCTCAGTGATGTGGGCGAACAACGAGGTGGGGACCGTCCAGCCCTTGCCGGAGGTGGTCGCCGCCGCCCGCGCCGCCGGCGTGCCCGTCCACTCCGACGCCGTCCAGGCGGTCGGGCACGTGCCGGTGGACTTCGCCGCCTCCGGGCTCGACGCCATGACGGTGTCGGGGCACAAGCTCGGCGCCCCCATCGGCGTCGGCGCCCTCCTCGCCCGGCGCGAGCTGGGGCTCGTGCCGGTCGAGCACGGCGGCGGGCAGGAGCGCGGTGTGCGGTCGGGGACGCTGAGCACGCCCGCGATCTGCGCGTTCGCCGCCGCGGTGGGCGCCGCCGTCGCCGAGCAGGAGGCGGAGGCCGCGCGCCTCGCCGTCCTGCGCGCCGACCTCGTCCGCGGGGTCCTCGCGGCGGTGCCGGGCGCCCGGCTCAGCGGGCCCGAGGACCCCGCGGCTGCCCTGCCGCAGACCGCCCACTTCACCTTCGACGGCTGCGATGCCGACGCCCTGCTCTTCGGCCTCGACATGGCGGGCGTGAGCGCGTCGTCGGGGTCGGCCTGCCAGGCGGGGGTCCAGGAGCCCTCGCACGTCCTCCTCGCCATGGGGCGGGACCTGGCCCAGGCGCGCTCCGCCGTCCGGCTCACCCTCGGGTGGACCTCCACGGCCGACGACGTCGCCGCGGTGCTCGCCGCGCTGCCCGGCGTCGTCGAGCGCGCCCGCGCCGCCCGCACCCGCTGA
- the mnmA gene encoding tRNA 2-thiouridine(34) synthase MnmA: MRVLAALSGGVDSAVAAARALDAGHDVVGVHMALSRSRAQHRTGSRGCCSIEDAGDARRAADVLGIPYYVWDLSEEFEETVVDDFLAEYAAGRTPNPCVRCNEHIKFAALLDRALALGFDAVATGHYARIVTRPDGARELHRSADAAKDQSYVLAVMGPQRLARSLFPLGDVASKADVRAEAAARGLSVSAKPDSYDICFVADGDTQGFLRSRLGAQPGLVVDADGAPVGEHDGAYAYTVGQRKGLALGRPAPDGRPRYVLEVRPATNTVVVGPSELLSVDEVRGHQTVWLAEDVPASGWTTAHVQVRAHGEPAAARVRRTGDALEVLLAEPMRGLAPGQSLVVYAGTRVLGQATIERAGRAGSLVAAPEAATAATA; encoded by the coding sequence ATGCGGGTTCTCGCAGCCCTGTCCGGCGGGGTCGACTCCGCCGTGGCGGCCGCGCGCGCCCTCGACGCCGGCCACGACGTCGTCGGCGTCCACATGGCCCTGAGCCGCTCCCGGGCGCAGCACCGCACGGGCTCGCGCGGCTGCTGCTCCATCGAGGACGCGGGCGACGCGCGCCGTGCGGCCGACGTCCTCGGCATCCCGTACTACGTGTGGGACCTGTCGGAGGAGTTCGAGGAGACCGTCGTCGACGACTTCCTCGCGGAGTACGCCGCCGGCCGCACCCCCAACCCGTGCGTGCGGTGCAACGAGCACATCAAGTTCGCGGCGCTCCTCGACCGCGCCCTGGCGCTGGGCTTCGACGCCGTCGCCACCGGCCACTACGCCCGCATCGTCACCCGGCCCGACGGCGCCCGGGAGCTCCACCGCTCCGCCGACGCCGCCAAGGACCAGTCCTACGTCCTGGCGGTCATGGGGCCGCAGCGCCTGGCGCGCTCGCTGTTCCCGCTGGGCGACGTCGCCTCCAAGGCGGACGTGCGCGCCGAGGCCGCCGCCCGCGGGCTCAGCGTCTCCGCCAAGCCGGACTCCTACGACATCTGCTTCGTCGCCGACGGCGACACCCAGGGCTTCCTCCGCTCCCGCCTCGGCGCCCAGCCCGGCCTCGTCGTCGACGCCGACGGCGCACCCGTAGGCGAGCACGACGGCGCCTACGCGTACACGGTCGGCCAGCGCAAGGGCCTGGCCCTGGGCCGCCCGGCCCCGGACGGCCGCCCCCGGTACGTCCTCGAGGTGCGCCCGGCGACGAACACCGTCGTCGTCGGCCCCAGCGAGCTGCTCTCCGTGGACGAGGTCCGTGGCCACCAGACCGTCTGGCTCGCCGAGGACGTCCCCGCGAGCGGGTGGACGACGGCGCACGTCCAGGTCCGCGCCCACGGCGAGCCGGCGGCCGCGCGGGTCCGGCGCACCGGCGACGCGCTGGAGGTGCTGCTCGCCGAGCCCATGCGCGGGCTGGCGCCGGGGCAGTCGCTCGTGGTCTACGCCGGCACCCGGGTCCTCGGGCAGGCGACCATCGAGCGGGCCGGCCGCGCCGGATCCCTCGTCGCGGCCCCGGAGGCGGCGACTGCCGCGACGGCCTGA
- a CDS encoding D-arabinono-1,4-lactone oxidase, which translates to MTVRNWAGNHSYAGTLVSPASLDEAADVVARSRRVRAIGSRHSFNDIADSEQALVSLDALAYRHPDITQHGSDAPEGISPVVPAGPEPELDPTTGRVRVAGATRYADLVRFLEERGRTLANLASLPHLAVAGALATGTHGSGAGNPILGAAATGLEILTANGSLRTLTRDTDGDAFDGAVVSLGALGLVTAVTLETVPAFDVAQTVYGPARFEDVIDGFEEVSALGYSVSLFTTLRGQVFDTVWLKQAYDPATTVPATILGAPAYPEKVHPIPGVDPGNCTDQLGVPGPAGDRLPHFRADQLPSAGEEIQSEYLIPRARAREALLALDGLAGVIAGLVQTCEVRSIAADGAWLSPMHERDCVAVHFTFVRDAAAVGAVLPLLEATFGALDGVPHWGKVFDADPARLRARYPRRRDFLELMRDFDPQGTFTNDFLRRWVL; encoded by the coding sequence ATGACGGTCCGCAACTGGGCAGGCAACCACAGCTACGCCGGCACGCTGGTCTCCCCCGCGTCCCTCGACGAGGCGGCCGACGTCGTCGCCCGCTCCCGCCGCGTGCGGGCAATCGGCTCCCGGCACAGCTTCAACGACATCGCCGACTCCGAGCAGGCGCTCGTCAGCCTCGACGCGCTCGCCTACCGCCACCCCGACATCACCCAGCACGGCTCGGACGCCCCGGAGGGCATCAGCCCGGTGGTCCCCGCCGGGCCGGAGCCCGAGCTCGACCCGACGACCGGCCGGGTCCGCGTCGCAGGCGCCACCCGCTACGCCGACCTCGTCCGCTTCCTCGAGGAGCGCGGCCGGACGCTGGCCAACCTCGCCTCCCTCCCCCACCTCGCCGTCGCCGGTGCCCTCGCCACCGGCACCCACGGGTCCGGCGCGGGCAACCCCATCCTCGGTGCCGCGGCGACCGGGCTGGAGATCCTCACCGCGAACGGCTCCCTGCGCACCCTCACCCGGGACACCGACGGCGACGCGTTCGACGGCGCCGTCGTCTCCCTCGGCGCCCTCGGCCTGGTCACCGCCGTCACGCTGGAGACGGTCCCCGCCTTCGACGTCGCCCAGACCGTCTACGGGCCGGCCCGCTTCGAGGACGTCATCGACGGGTTCGAGGAGGTGAGCGCCCTCGGGTACTCGGTGAGCCTGTTCACCACCTTGCGCGGGCAGGTGTTCGACACCGTGTGGCTCAAGCAGGCGTACGACCCGGCGACCACGGTGCCGGCCACGATCCTCGGCGCCCCGGCCTACCCCGAGAAGGTCCATCCCATCCCCGGCGTCGACCCCGGTAACTGCACCGACCAGCTCGGAGTGCCCGGGCCCGCCGGGGATCGTCTCCCGCACTTCCGGGCGGACCAGCTGCCGAGCGCGGGCGAGGAGATCCAGAGCGAGTACCTCATCCCCCGCGCCCGGGCCCGCGAGGCGCTCCTCGCCCTCGACGGGCTGGCCGGCGTGATCGCCGGGCTCGTCCAGACCTGCGAGGTGCGCTCGATCGCCGCCGATGGCGCCTGGCTCAGCCCCATGCACGAGCGCGACTGCGTCGCCGTCCACTTCACCTTCGTCCGCGACGCCGCCGCCGTGGGCGCCGTCCTGCCCCTGCTCGAGGCCACGTTCGGGGCGCTCGACGGCGTCCCGCACTGGGGCAAGGTGTTCGACGCGGACCCGGCGCGGCTGCGGGCGCGCTACCCGCGCCGCCGCGACTTCCTCGAGCTGATGCGTGACTTCGACCCCCAGGGCACGTTCACCAACGACTTCCTCCGCCGCTGGGTGCTCTGA
- a CDS encoding saccharopine dehydrogenase family protein: MSEPRQDRPFDVVVYGASGFVGRLVAEYLAQHAAGVRVALAGRSAARLEEVRAELGPAAEGWEILTADAEDDAALAALARSTRVVATTVGPYTRHGLPLVRACAEAGTHYADLAGEVFFIRDSAARFDDVARRTGARIVHACGFDSVPSDLGVLLTAERARADAAGELRETTLTVRALGGGISGGTVDSVRVQVDAARDPENRRTLADPYALSPDRDAEPDLDQHVPGRAFRDATTGEWVAPFPMGSFNAQVVHRSNSLQGWAYGRTFRYREVVDCGRGKRGERRARALAAGTEAGILALALPPTRWVADRLLPSPGEGPDAQTRHAGFFRLEVLARTTAGARYRTTVAAQGDPGYEATAVMLGEAVLALASDGDRLPGGGGVRTPATAVGMVLADRLVRAGFEITTDRVGEPAP; encoded by the coding sequence ATGAGCGAGCCCCGGCAGGACCGCCCGTTCGACGTCGTCGTCTACGGGGCCAGCGGCTTCGTGGGTCGCCTGGTGGCGGAGTACCTCGCGCAGCACGCCGCGGGGGTGCGCGTGGCGCTGGCGGGACGGTCGGCGGCCAGGCTCGAGGAGGTGCGGGCTGAGCTCGGCCCGGCCGCCGAAGGCTGGGAGATCCTCACGGCCGACGCCGAGGACGACGCCGCCCTGGCCGCCCTCGCCCGCTCGACCCGCGTGGTGGCGACCACGGTCGGCCCGTACACGCGCCACGGCCTGCCGCTCGTCCGCGCCTGCGCCGAGGCCGGCACCCACTACGCCGACCTCGCCGGCGAGGTCTTCTTCATCCGCGACAGTGCGGCCCGCTTCGACGACGTCGCCCGCCGCACCGGCGCGCGCATCGTCCACGCGTGCGGCTTCGATTCCGTGCCCTCCGACCTGGGCGTCCTCCTCACGGCGGAGCGCGCCCGGGCCGACGCCGCCGGGGAGCTGCGCGAGACCACGCTCACCGTGCGCGCCCTCGGCGGGGGGATCAGCGGCGGGACGGTCGACTCGGTGCGGGTCCAGGTCGACGCCGCCCGCGACCCGGAGAACCGCCGCACCCTCGCCGACCCGTACGCGCTGAGCCCTGACCGCGACGCCGAGCCCGACCTCGACCAGCACGTCCCCGGTCGGGCGTTCCGGGACGCCACGACCGGGGAGTGGGTGGCGCCCTTCCCCATGGGGTCCTTCAACGCGCAGGTCGTGCACCGCAGCAACTCCCTCCAGGGCTGGGCGTACGGGCGCACGTTCCGGTACCGCGAGGTGGTCGACTGCGGGCGCGGCAAGCGCGGCGAGCGGCGCGCCCGGGCGCTCGCGGCCGGCACCGAGGCGGGGATCCTGGCGCTCGCGCTGCCGCCGACGCGGTGGGTCGCGGACCGGCTGCTGCCGTCCCCCGGCGAGGGACCCGACGCCCAGACCCGCCACGCCGGCTTCTTCCGGCTCGAGGTCCTCGCGCGCACGACGGCGGGAGCTCGCTACCGCACCACCGTCGCCGCCCAGGGCGACCCGGGGTACGAGGCGACGGCCGTCATGCTCGGCGAGGCGGTGCTCGCGCTCGCGAGTGACGGCGATCGCCTGCCTGGGGGCGGAGGCGTCCGCACGCCGGCGACGGCGGTGGGGATGGTCCTCGCCGACCGGCTGGTCCGCGCGGGGTTCGAGATCACGACCGACCGGGTGGGCGAGCCGGCGCCGTAG
- a CDS encoding nucleoside/nucleotide kinase family protein, giving the protein MPTNERPAQDDVDSLVARARRLAGFSETGRRRLLGVTGSPGAGKSTLTSAVVAALAPAAVLVPMDGFHLANAELERLGRRARKGAPDTFDAAGYVALLRRLRAGGPETVYAPLFDRHLEEAIAGAIPVPAEVPLVVTEGNYLLHGDGAWSAVRPLLDEVWFVEIDDDLRVDRLIQRHVAHGKSPDAAREWVLRSDEANAALVARTRDRADVVVRV; this is encoded by the coding sequence ATGCCGACGAATGAGCGCCCGGCCCAGGACGACGTCGACAGCCTCGTCGCGCGCGCCCGACGACTCGCCGGGTTCTCGGAGACCGGCCGGCGCCGCCTCCTCGGCGTCACCGGCTCCCCCGGCGCCGGCAAGTCGACGCTCACCTCCGCGGTCGTCGCCGCCCTCGCCCCCGCGGCCGTGCTCGTCCCCATGGACGGCTTCCACCTGGCCAACGCCGAGCTCGAGCGCCTGGGTCGCCGGGCCCGCAAGGGCGCCCCCGACACCTTCGATGCCGCCGGGTACGTGGCCCTGCTCCGGCGCCTGCGGGCCGGCGGCCCCGAGACCGTCTACGCCCCGCTCTTCGACCGGCACCTCGAGGAGGCCATCGCCGGCGCGATCCCCGTCCCCGCCGAGGTCCCGCTCGTCGTCACCGAGGGCAACTACCTCCTGCACGGCGACGGGGCCTGGTCCGCGGTGCGGCCCCTGCTCGACGAGGTGTGGTTCGTCGAGATCGACGACGACCTGCGCGTGGACCGGCTCATCCAACGGCACGTCGCGCACGGCAAGTCGCCGGACGCCGCCCGCGAGTGGGTGCTGCGCTCCGACGAGGCGAACGCGGCGCTGGTCGCCCGGACCCGGGACCGGGCGGACGTGGTCGTCCGCGTCTGA
- a CDS encoding M23 family metallopeptidase — MAGAAPASANSYYELPYPAGESYLVTQGPEGTYSHVGPYNEYAWDFGLPLNYEVSAAAAGTIVISDWSPYWQNGIEVIIRHSNGQCTHYAHLNAALYNTGDWVPQGRVIGHSGTTGASTGAHLHYQVINCNTRVGIPSQLQGWTPATGHWPVSVNNYA; from the coding sequence GTGGCCGGCGCAGCCCCGGCGTCCGCCAACAGCTACTACGAGCTGCCCTACCCGGCGGGGGAGTCCTACCTCGTCACGCAGGGCCCGGAGGGGACGTACTCCCACGTCGGGCCGTACAACGAGTACGCGTGGGACTTCGGGCTCCCGCTGAACTACGAGGTCTCCGCGGCCGCGGCCGGCACCATCGTCATTTCCGACTGGTCGCCGTACTGGCAGAACGGGATCGAGGTCATCATCCGGCACTCGAACGGCCAGTGCACCCACTACGCCCACCTCAATGCCGCGCTCTACAACACCGGCGACTGGGTGCCGCAGGGGCGCGTCATCGGACATTCTGGGACCACGGGCGCCTCCACCGGTGCGCACCTGCACTACCAGGTCATCAACTGCAACACCCGCGTGGGGATTCCTTCCCAGCTCCAGGGCTGGACCCCGGCCACCGGGCACTGGCCGGTGAGCGTCAACAACTACGCCTGA
- a CDS encoding alpha/beta fold hydrolase: protein MLIRLDDGRTLQVHDTGGSDDDVTVLWHHGSPQTGALLPPLVAATAERGMRLISYARPGYAASTAAPGRTVASAADDVVLVLDALGIDTVATVGASGGAPHALACAALLPDRVTAVVSLAGLAPLHSHPTWSAGMRAEGALRAALEGRAARARYAETDEFDPDSFTEGDWAALEGPWSSLGADAGQAEAGGPDGLIDDDVAFASPWGFDPATIEPPVLVVHGGHDRMVPASHSEWLIRTLPHAELWYRPRDGHVSVLAALPLTLDWITATTAGTGP from the coding sequence ATGCTGATCCGCCTCGACGACGGCCGCACGCTCCAGGTCCACGACACGGGCGGCAGCGACGACGACGTCACCGTCCTCTGGCACCACGGCTCACCGCAGACCGGCGCGCTCCTCCCCCCGCTCGTCGCCGCGACGGCCGAGCGGGGCATGCGCCTCATCTCCTACGCCCGGCCCGGGTACGCCGCCTCCACCGCGGCACCGGGCCGGACGGTCGCCTCGGCGGCGGACGACGTCGTCCTGGTCCTCGACGCTCTCGGCATCGACACGGTCGCGACCGTGGGGGCCTCCGGAGGGGCCCCTCACGCCCTCGCCTGCGCCGCGCTGCTCCCCGACCGCGTGACGGCAGTAGTGAGCCTCGCCGGCCTCGCGCCGCTGCACTCGCACCCCACCTGGTCCGCCGGCATGCGCGCCGAGGGCGCGCTACGTGCCGCCCTCGAGGGCCGCGCCGCCCGGGCGCGCTACGCCGAGACCGACGAGTTCGACCCCGACAGCTTCACCGAGGGTGACTGGGCCGCCCTCGAGGGCCCGTGGTCGTCCCTGGGTGCCGACGCCGGCCAGGCGGAGGCCGGTGGGCCGGACGGCCTCATCGACGACGACGTCGCGTTCGCCTCGCCGTGGGGGTTCGACCCCGCCACGATCGAGCCCCCAGTGCTCGTGGTCCACGGCGGGCACGACCGCATGGTCCCCGCCTCGCACTCCGAGTGGCTCATCCGCACCCTCCCGCACGCCGAGCTCTGGTACCGCCCGCGCGACGGGCACGTCTCCGTCCTCGCCGCACTCCCGCTCACCCTCGACTGGATCACGGCGACGACGGCCGGCACCGGGCCATGA
- a CDS encoding collagen-binding domain-containing protein produces MAVLVAAGALSGASAAPEPVWVNPFAVNNGFTYVALGDLRLGNAELEGSAAAFGSVSTTNPNGYVVVHHVAGEHDYLVPSIDGAPVRILADKFVGPGGFDISNLDSSGMIAPDSPAATAVARFADVDGLTGSARGGGVGPAAGQDFLRVTNADGGALDLKTVPYAGADVADLQTEQGSVAAYFPGIQRGIEQANQCLSTLDDPELGLANHVQVSNEGGLVFVEGFATDRPNVLDYTDLAGATIKLDRADGYRPTAEAPLVVKVPAGTTTIGPLHFEGWSAQSGVHQSYARYILLDLSEVTGEVTIDGLEMGAVWAPGADLNFASGVTTNGQWLAQNIRTSGGGELHHHDFLAALPCGGVPDTPTEEPTTDVPTEEPTTDVPTEEPTTDVPTEEPTTDVPTEEPTTDVPTEEPTTDVPTEEPTTDVPTEEPTMDVPTTDAPTTEDPTVPGPGDSTEGTGDSTGPAPGGPTEPGKAHPAAPAPSADGDAVAEVETADSEGRLGQTGVEPTGLLVTAGVLLVGGLATLAVRRARSTH; encoded by the coding sequence GTGGCCGTGCTCGTGGCAGCGGGTGCGCTGAGCGGCGCATCGGCAGCCCCGGAGCCGGTCTGGGTCAACCCCTTCGCCGTCAACAACGGCTTCACGTACGTCGCCCTCGGGGACCTGCGTCTGGGCAACGCGGAGCTGGAGGGTTCGGCCGCCGCCTTCGGGAGCGTGTCCACGACCAACCCGAACGGCTACGTGGTGGTCCACCACGTGGCGGGCGAACACGACTACCTCGTTCCGTCGATCGACGGGGCACCCGTCCGGATCCTCGCGGACAAGTTCGTCGGACCCGGCGGGTTCGACATCTCCAACCTCGACTCCTCGGGCATGATCGCGCCCGACTCGCCAGCAGCGACGGCGGTCGCGCGGTTCGCCGACGTCGACGGGCTGACCGGGTCGGCGCGTGGCGGTGGGGTCGGCCCCGCGGCCGGCCAGGACTTCCTGCGGGTGACCAACGCCGACGGCGGTGCCCTCGACCTCAAGACGGTGCCCTACGCCGGCGCCGACGTGGCTGACCTCCAGACGGAGCAGGGCAGCGTCGCCGCGTACTTCCCCGGCATTCAGCGGGGGATCGAGCAGGCGAACCAGTGCCTGAGCACCCTCGACGACCCGGAGCTCGGCCTCGCCAACCACGTGCAGGTGAGCAACGAAGGCGGACTCGTCTTCGTCGAGGGCTTCGCCACCGACCGGCCGAACGTCCTCGACTACACCGACCTGGCGGGGGCCACCATCAAGCTCGACCGGGCCGACGGGTACAGGCCGACGGCGGAGGCCCCCCTGGTCGTCAAGGTCCCGGCCGGTACCACGACCATCGGCCCGCTCCATTTCGAGGGGTGGTCCGCCCAGAGCGGCGTCCACCAGTCCTACGCCCGGTACATCCTCCTCGACCTGTCGGAGGTGACCGGTGAGGTGACGATCGACGGGCTCGAGATGGGTGCCGTCTGGGCGCCGGGGGCGGACCTCAACTTCGCCTCCGGGGTGACGACGAACGGGCAGTGGCTCGCGCAGAACATCCGCACCAGCGGGGGCGGCGAGCTCCACCACCACGACTTCCTCGCTGCGCTGCCCTGCGGCGGCGTCCCGGACACCCCGACCGAGGAGCCGACCACGGACGTTCCGACCGAGGAGCCGACCACGGACGTTCCGACCGAGGAGCCGACCACGGACGTTCCGACGGAGGAGCCGACGACCGACGTTCCGACCGAGGAGCCGACGACCGACGTTCCGACCGAGGAGCCGACGACCGACGTTCCGACCGAGGAGCCGACCACGGACGTTCCGACCGAGGAGCCGACCATGGACGTTCCGACGACCGACGCGCCCACCACGGAGGACCCGACGGTCCCGGGTCCCGGCGACTCGACCGAGGGCACGGGCGACTCCACCGGGCCTGCGCCCGGCGGCCCGACGGAGCCGGGGAAGGCCCACCCGGCCGCGCCGGCGCCGAGCGCCGACGGCGACGCGGTCGCCGAGGTTGAGACGGCCGACTCGGAGGGGCGCCTCGGTCAGACCGGCGTCGAGCCGACCGGGCTCCTGGTGACGGCAGGGGTGCTGCTCGTCGGCGGCCTCGCGACGCTCGCTGTCCGCCGCGCCCGCTCGACCCACTGA
- a CDS encoding TetR/AcrR family transcriptional regulator: protein MPTTQTRRAMLGAAAEEFLVHGYAGSSLAVIAARLGLTKGALAHHFPTKDALAAGLMTILRQTLADQEAAARRAYPDSGARAVVALVLGMAARGVEDPRVAASVVLLSDRSAPSYEIADVIADWVARIQGLIEQGRELGEVGGRLSAHEVAEHILVTAVGSAFLGSRIYFTDRDRKRLRFMRVTLTAVGVTDADDVVDGVLATRANGMLTELPPSMGLSAPS, encoded by the coding sequence ATGCCGACGACCCAGACGCGTCGCGCGATGCTCGGTGCCGCCGCGGAGGAGTTCCTCGTCCATGGCTACGCCGGGTCCTCGTTGGCGGTCATCGCCGCGCGCCTCGGGCTCACCAAGGGCGCGTTGGCGCACCACTTCCCCACCAAGGACGCCCTCGCGGCCGGGCTCATGACCATCCTGCGGCAGACGCTCGCCGATCAGGAGGCGGCCGCCCGCCGCGCGTACCCGGACAGCGGCGCCCGGGCCGTCGTCGCGCTCGTCCTCGGCATGGCGGCACGCGGGGTCGAGGACCCCCGGGTGGCAGCCTCCGTGGTACTGCTCTCGGACCGCTCGGCCCCTTCGTACGAGATCGCCGACGTCATCGCCGACTGGGTGGCCCGCATCCAGGGCCTCATCGAGCAGGGGCGCGAGCTGGGCGAGGTCGGCGGCCGGCTGAGCGCCCACGAGGTCGCGGAGCACATCCTCGTCACCGCCGTCGGGAGCGCCTTCCTCGGCTCGCGGATCTACTTCACCGACCGGGACCGCAAGCGCCTGCGGTTCATGCGCGTCACCCTCACGGCCGTCGGGGTCACCGATGCCGACGACGTGGTCGACGGCGTCCTCGCCACCCGTGCCAACGGCATGCTCACCGAGCTGCCACCGAGCATGGGGCTCAGCGCCCCGTCCTGA
- a CDS encoding NAD-dependent malic enzyme produces the protein MVQPSPSYTITLRVETPASQRATSELVAQVAATGASLTGVDIAHSGADRLLVDITCDAVDGAHSDRVVEALNALDGVRVVKVSDSTFLMHLGGKIEVNPKVPLRTRRDLSRAYTPGVARVCQAIADRPEDARRLTIKRNTVAVVTDGTAVLGLGDIGASAALPVMEGKAALFKQFGGVDAWPVCLDTTDPDEIVRIVKAMAPVYGGINLEDISAPRCFEIESRLREELDIPVFHDDQHGTAIVVLAALLNALRVVGKEMADVRIVVAGTGAAGSAIIRLLQAQGARHIVGFDRFGAVHCGRVADDPYLRRLAESTNPDGFSGSLREGLAGADVFIGVSAGDILDGSDIAAMSTDAIVFALANPDPEVDPLAAAAHATVVATGRSDYPNQINNVLAFPGLFRGLLDAGAREVTDEMLRVAAVAIAGVVSPEELNASFIIPGVFNPRVAEAVAEAVRRVCEAEAHA, from the coding sequence ATGGTGCAACCGAGCCCCAGCTACACGATCACGTTGCGGGTAGAGACACCCGCCAGCCAGCGGGCGACGAGCGAGCTCGTCGCCCAGGTGGCCGCGACGGGTGCGTCACTGACGGGCGTCGACATCGCCCACTCCGGCGCCGACCGGCTGCTAGTGGACATCACCTGCGACGCCGTCGACGGCGCCCACAGCGACCGGGTGGTCGAGGCGCTCAACGCCCTCGACGGCGTCCGGGTGGTCAAGGTGTCGGACTCGACGTTCCTCATGCACCTGGGCGGCAAGATCGAGGTGAACCCCAAGGTGCCGCTGCGGACCCGCCGCGACCTCTCCCGGGCGTACACCCCCGGGGTGGCACGGGTGTGCCAGGCGATCGCGGACCGGCCGGAGGACGCGCGCCGGCTCACCATCAAGCGCAACACCGTCGCCGTCGTCACGGACGGCACGGCCGTGCTGGGCCTGGGCGACATCGGTGCGAGCGCCGCCCTGCCGGTGATGGAGGGCAAGGCGGCCCTCTTCAAGCAGTTCGGCGGCGTGGACGCCTGGCCGGTGTGCCTCGACACCACGGACCCGGACGAGATCGTGAGGATCGTCAAGGCGATGGCGCCGGTGTACGGCGGCATCAACCTCGAGGACATCTCCGCGCCGCGCTGCTTCGAGATCGAGTCACGGCTCCGCGAGGAGCTCGACATCCCCGTGTTCCACGACGACCAGCACGGCACGGCGATCGTCGTGCTCGCGGCCCTCCTCAACGCCCTGCGGGTGGTGGGCAAGGAGATGGCGGACGTCCGGATCGTCGTGGCGGGCACGGGGGCCGCGGGATCCGCGATCATCCGGCTGCTCCAGGCGCAGGGTGCCCGGCACATCGTGGGGTTCGACCGGTTCGGTGCGGTGCACTGCGGCCGCGTGGCGGACGACCCCTACCTGCGCCGCCTGGCCGAGAGCACGAACCCCGACGGGTTCAGCGGGTCGCTCCGGGAGGGGCTCGCGGGCGCCGACGTCTTCATCGGGGTCAGTGCGGGGGACATCCTCGACGGGTCCGACATCGCTGCGATGAGCACCGACGCGATCGTCTTCGCGCTGGCGAACCCCGACCCCGAGGTGGACCCCCTGGCCGCCGCCGCGCACGCGACGGTCGTGGCGACGGGGCGCAGCGACTACCCCAACCAGATCAACAACGTCCTCGCCTTCCCCGGGCTCTTCCGCGGCCTGCTCGACGCCGGCGCGCGCGAGGTCACCGACGAGATGCTCCGCGTCGCGGCCGTGGCGATCGCCGGCGTGGTCAGTCCCGAGGAGCTCAACGCCTCGTTCATCATCCCGGGTGTCTTCAACCCGCGGGTGGCGGAGGCCGTCGCGGAAGCGGTGCGCCGCGTCTGCGAGGCCGAGGCGCACGCCTGA